One stretch of Rhizophagus irregularis chromosome 6, complete sequence DNA includes these proteins:
- a CDS encoding uncharacterized protein (SECRETED:cutsite_VLA-QN; SECRETED:prob_0.5130); SECRETED:SignalP(1-16), which translates to MIITIIIIIIPNLVLAQNDNSKYDPSQDVFEFLVNGLTPLLIILLFDRSSKDGNRFQIINIIDDCLMVLFVFAFPPYYNYIFYSTQSNLEKIKWFLYSLINIIGLICSLQFYKKKKTAPFWIFTFPFIALFSITLVRNVRNKHFDRPPTNCTQKFEEINFAVLLSNSVYLTKGLLGLIALGISRIIEHTRDQKDNVNTMVSKIINAHYFMKEDDDIDSIT; encoded by the exons ATGATCATTAcgatcatcatcatcatcataccCAATCTCGTTCTTGCTCAAAATGATAATTCCAAATATGATCCAAGTCAGGATGTTTTCGAGTTTTTAGTAAATGGTTTGACACCACTTTTAATTATCTTACTTTTTGATCGTTCCTCAAAAGATGGAAACcgatttcaaataataaatataatcgaTGATTGTCTTATGGTACTCTTCGTGTTCGCTTTTCCaccatattataattatatattttattcaacaCAATCAAATTTGGAGAAAATTAAATGGTTCTTATATtctcttattaatataattggtTTAATATGTagtttacaattttataagaaaaaaaagaccGCACCTTTCTGGATTTTTACTTTTCCTTTTATCGCATTATTTTCTATCACTTTAGTAAGAAATGTAAGGAATAAACATTTTGATCGACCACCTACGAATTGTACTCAAAAATTTGAggaaataaatt TTGCCGTATTACTTAGTAATAgtgtttatttaactaaaggATTATTAGGATTAATTGCTTTAGGAATTAGTAGAATAATTGAACATACTAGAGATCAGAAAGATAATGTTAATACTATggtttctaaaattattaatgcacattattttatgaaagaGGATGATGATATTGACTCAATTACATAA